Within Sinorhizobium sp. RAC02, the genomic segment GGTTGAGCTCCTCGAGCGTCAGCAAATCCTTCTTCGGCAGGAAGGTCATGTTTTCCGCCATGCAATAAGTGCAGCGGAAATCGCAGCGGTCCGTGACCGACACGCGCAGATAGGTGATCGCCCGCCCGAAGGGATCGATCATCGGTGCGTCGGATTGCGCGATGGCGTTCGCGCCGTTCCAGGGGCCAGCATACGAGTTCAAACCACGTCCTCCTTACCGACATGTCGTGCGCGTGGGGCGAAACTTCAAGTCGATGCGGCGATTATGACAGCATTTTCAGCCTTGCACATCCCCGGCTTGCGGCATAGTCCTTCACGAATTCTTATGGGAAAGGGCATGCCATGAGCGATCTCTGGCCGACCGAACTGCGTGTCTCGAAGGATCGCCAGCGCCTCGTCGTGACCTTCAACGACCGCGCGAGCTTCGACCTTTCTGCCGAAATGCTGCGTGTGCTGTCGCCGTCGGCGGAAGTGCAGGGCCACGGGCCGGGACAGAAGCTGACCGTGCCGGGCAAGCGCAATGTCGCGATCATCTCCATGATACCGACGGGCAATTACGCCGTGCGCATCGGCTTCGATGATTTTCATGATACCGGCATCTTCACATGGTCCTATCTCCGGGAACTCGGGGAAAAGGGCGCTGACCTCTTCGCAGACTACGAGCGCGAGCTTGCGGAGAAGGGCATGAGCCGCGATATGTCAGAAAAGCCGCGATAAAAGATTGGCCTGCCTGCCGAGGTAGCGTCCACCCAGAACCGAACGGGAGATGTCCTTTGGCAGCAGAAGCGAATGCAAACGATCTGACGCAGGTTGTCGTGCTGCTGGCGGCGGGTGTCGCTGCGGTGCCGATTTTCAAGAAGATCGGGCTGGGTTCCGTACTCGGCTATCTCGCGGCCGGGCTTGCGATCGGTCCCTTCGGGCTCGGTTTCTTTGCCGATTCACAGGCGATCATCCATGTTGCCGAGCTTGGCGTGGTGATGTTCCTGTTCATCATCGGCCTTGAAATGCAGCCGTCGCGGCTCTGGGGCATGCGCAAGGATATTTTCGGGCTCGGGGCGATCCAGGTCATGGGGGCCATGGCGGCGTTGACCGGCATTGGCCTTTCCTTCGGGTTTCCGCTCATCCCGTCCTTCGTTGCCGGCACCGGCTTCGTACTGACCTCCACCGCCATCGTCATGCAGATGCTGCAGGAGAAGGGCACGATGTCCACGCTGAAGGGCCAGCGCATCGTGGCGATCCTGCTCTTCGAGGACCTTGCCATCGTGCCGCTGCTTGCCATCGTGGCATTGCTCGGCACGGGCGCGGCGGCGACGGATGCGTCCGACCGATGGCTTTCGATCGGCATCGCCATAGGGGCGATCGTGGCGCTGGTGCTGGCGGGGCGCTACCTGCTCAACCCGCTCTTCCGCATCCTTGCCGCCTCCGGCGCGCGCGAAGTGATGACGGCGGCGGCGCTGCTCGTCGTGCTCGGCTCGGCGCTCGCCATGCAGGTCTCGGGCCTGTCGATGGCCATGGGCGCCTTCCTCGCCGGCGTGCTGCTGTCCGAATCGTCCTTCCGCCACCAGCTGGAGGCGGATATCGAACCGTTTCGCGGCATCCTGCTCGGTCTGTTCTTCCTCGGCGTCGGTATGGCAATCGACCTGACGGTCATTGCCGCCAACTGGCAGCTCGTGGTGGCGAGCGTCATCGGCTACATGGTTGCCAAGACGCTGCTCATCTATGTCGTTGCCCGCCTGCTCGGCACCTGCCATGCGGAAAGCTTGGAGCGCGCCGTGCTGATGGCACAGGGCGGCGAATTCGCCTTCGTGCTCTATGCGGCAGCGGTAGCCGCCGACATTCTCAACGGCGAGGAAAACGCCATCCTGACGGCGACGATCATCATCTCGATGGTCCTGACGCCGCTGATGGTCATCCTCCATGACCGCGTCGTGCCAAAGCAGCAGCCATCGACCGAGGGACTGACGCTGCCGGAAAATGTCGAGGGCACGGTGCTGATGATCGGCTTCGGCCGTTTCGGCCAGATCGTCAGCCAGCCGCTGCTGGGCACGGGGCTATACGCTGTCGCTGATCGACAAGGATGCGGAATTCGTGCGCGACGCTGCGGATTTCGGCTTCAAGGTCTATTACGGCGACGGCTCGCGCATCGACATCCTGCATGCCGCAGGTGCGGCGACCGCCAAGGCGATCCTGATCTGCCTCGACGACAAGGCGGCTGCGGTGAAGATCGCGGAGGTGGTGAAGGATGAGTTCCCGCTCGTTCCCTTGCTTGCCCGCGCCTATGACCGTGGCCATGCCATCGACCTCGTGCATGCCGGCGTCGATTTCCAGATTCGCGAAACCTTTGAATCAGCAATGGTGTTCAGCCGCGAAACGCTGAAAGCGTTGGGAGAGGACGAGGATCTTGCCGCCGAAGTGGTGGAGGAATTCCGCGATGTCGACCGCGAACGGCTGGAGCTCGAGACGATCGGCGGCATCTATGCCGGCCGCCAGCTTATCCGCGGCAATGCCCAGCCGGCCGATCTCGTCGCAGCCCGCACGGCCCGGGAGCGGGCGGAAGCGGAAGAACGGCAACGCCTCACGCAGGAAGAGGCCAGCTGACGCGACACACTTGCTGTAGCCACATCGTTCGGCATGCGTCATTTCTAATAAACCGACTTCCAGCTATGACACGGTCGTGTTCTTCTCATGCCTACGTGCCGCGGTCGCAGTGCTCTGGAATGATTCGACCGGCGGTTTGAACGCCCTTGGCTTAACGCGAAAGGAGCCGCGATGACGGCGACGAACGACGAACGCTTTGCCGAATCCGCCTGCCTGCGCGCCCGCGGCACGGCGAAGGAAGGCAAGGTGGCTTTTGCCGAACTCTTCTTCGACCTCGTCTTCGTGCTGACGATCATCCAGCTTTCGCATTCGCTGGCGGCGCATTATTCGCCGACCGGCCTTGTCGAGGCGGCGGTGCTGATGCTGGCGGTCTGGTGGGTCTGGATCTACACGACCTGGGCGACCAACTGGCTCGATCCCGACAAGGCGCCGGTGCGCATCCTGCTCTTCGTGCTGATGTTCTTCGGCCTGATGCTGTCGATCGCCATTCCGACGGCCTTCGGCGAGGGCGGTCTTCTTTTCGCGCTGACCTTCGTTGCCATGCAGGTCGGCCGCTCGGCATTCACCGCCTATGTGATGCGGCGCGACTGGCCGGAAAACAGCTTCAACTTCACCCGTATCACCGTATGGACGCTGTTTTCCGCGGTTTTCTGGCTTGCCGGCGCTTTCGTCGAGCACGAGGCGCGGCTGGTGCTATGGCTCATCGCGCTCGGCATCGATTATCTTTCGCCAGCGCTCGGCTTCGTCGTCCCAGGCCTCGGGCGCTCGACAGTGAGCGACTGGGAGGTCTCGGGCGAACATATGGCGGAACGCTGCGCGCTCTTCGTCATCATCTGCCTTGGCGAAACCATTCTGGTGACCGGGCGCACCGTCGCCGGCATGGAACTGCTCGACGGTTTTACGATCATCCTGCTTGCGGTGGCTTTCCTGTCGACCGCGACGATGTGGTGGATCTACTTCCGTTTCGGCCATGGCGAGGCGGCGCATCTGATCCAACATTCGGCAACCCCGGGCCGTATCGCGCGCATGGCCTTCACCTATGCCCATATCCCCATCGTTGCCGGGATCGTTTTGTCGGCGGTGGCGGAGGAGTTCGCGCTGGCGCATCCGCATGGTCCTGTCGATTTCAAGACGGCAAGCGCCATCATCGGTGGACCGGTCGTTTTCCTTGCCGGCAACATCTGGTTCAAGGCGGCGATCCGCGGGCGCTCGCCCCTTTCGCACCTCGTCGGCATTGCTGTGCTGCTCTGCCTCTCCATAGTTGTGCCCGTCGTCGAACCCTACCAGCTCTTCATGGCCGCCGCCGCCGTGCTCTTCGGCGTTGCGCTATGGGAGTTCCTGTCGCTGAAGTCGACGCGGGCGGACGATCTCGCCCAGGTCTAGAGGTCGTCCGGTTCGCTATCCGTCTCCATCGTCTGGAGAATATGGATCAGGTCCTCCATGGCCTCGGCGACCTGGAGGCATCGATCGGCCGGGGTCTGGGAGAGGATACGATCGATCATGCCGGTCTGAATGGTCATCGCATCCTCGGTGAGGTCGCGGCCGGTCTCAGTCAGGGGAGAGGCGCAGCACGCGCTTGTCTTTCGCATCAGGCTTGCGTTCGATTAGCCCGCGCTTTTCGAGCTGCGGCAGCAACATGCTCATGTTCGAGCGGCCGACGAGCAGTTTTCTGGCAAGCTCCTGCTGGGAAATGCCGTCGAACCGATAGAGGTTGATCAGGATGTCGAGATGCGGCGTCTTGATGTCGAGATCTGCGATCGCCTTGGTCATCGTCTGCTGCATGAGCTGGCAGGCGCGCGCCACGCCGATCCAGCTGCGAAAGCGCGGATGATCCCAGGGAAAGGCTTGCTTTTTGTTCATCGTTGTACTTTATTGTTCAGCATTGAACATTTTTGATGGATTCCCACTATGGCATCCTTTGGCTTGAAGGTCATCCGGCTCGCGCTTTCGAGCGTCGCTGCCGTCTCTCCCGCGGCGGCCGGCCGCGCCGCTTTCCGTCTCTTTGCGACGACGCCCGGCCGCAGGTCGCGCACCGCCAAGGAGAGGGAACTGTTCGCCCGCTCCGAAGGGTGGATGCGGCAGGCGCAGCGCGTCGAACTCTCCTTTGCCGGCGGCACGGCCGTTGCCCATCGTTTCGCGGCTCGCCCTTGCGAGGCTTTTGCGGGGCGGGTCCTTGTCGTGCATGGCTGGGGCTCGCAGGCGGCCTATCTTTCCGCGTTGACGGAAGGCCTTGTTGCGGCGGGGCATGAAGTCGTGGCACTCGATTTGCCGGGCCACGGCGCGTCTCGGGGGCGCACGCTGACACTGCCGATGGCGGTTCGGGCGATCGACGCAGCCTGGCAGCGCTTCGGTGGCTTCGACTATTTCTGCGGCCATTCCTTCGGCGGCGCGTCGCTGGCCTGTGCCGCCAGTGGCCTCGTACCGTACGTGCCCGCGCACCGGCCGCGCCGGTTGGTGACGATCGGCTCGCCGAGCGAAATGTCGTGGCTGTTCAAGGATCTCGGCCGCTACCTGAAACTCGGCGCCAAGGCCCAGGTCGCGCTGGAAGATCACGTCGAGCGTATCGCCGGCGCACCGCTTTCGGCCTTCGATGCGGCAAACGGGGCAGGGCGCCTCAACACGCCGATGCTGGTCATCCATGCGGAGGACGACAAGGAGGTGCCGGCCATGCATGCGCGGCGCTACGCCGCCGCCGGGTCGAATGTCACGCTGGAATGGGCAAACGGTTTTGGCCACCGCCGCATCGTTTCCGCTGAGCCGGTGATCGACCGCATTGTCGATTTCTTTTCGGAGGACGGGCGGCGCATCGCCGCCTGACGGGCTTTTCGTCATGAACCTGTCATGCGAGGGTGCGATGCGCCGCAAGGAGCAGAGCACAGGAGAAATGCATGACCATCGTCACCTCGGTCGACCAGTTGAACGCGCTTTACGGCGAACCGGGCGAAGCCTCGCTCGTCAAGGTGACGAATTTCCTGCTACCGGAATACCGCGCGATGATCGAGGCCTCGCCCTTCATGGCGCTCGCCACCGTGGGACCGGAGGGGCTCGACTGCTCACCGCGCGGTGATGCCGGCTCCGTCATTCACATCGAGGACGAGCGCACGCTGATGCTGCCCGACTGGCGCGGCAACAACCGCATTGATTCCCTCTCCAACATCGTGCGCGACCCACGCGTCGCCCTGATGTTCCTCATTCCAGGCTCGAACACCACCATGCGCCTCAACGGCCGCGCCGTGGTGCGTATCGACGAGGCCATCACCGAGCGCTTCGAGATGGACGGCCGGCACCCGCGCTCCGTCGTGGTGATCACGATCGAGGAGGTCTATTCGCAATGCGCCCGTGCGGTGCTGCGCGCCGACCTCTGGAACCCGGAGAAGTTTCGCGATACCGCCTGCCTGCCGACCGTCGGGCAGATGCTCGCGTCTGCCAAGAAGGGGTTTGACGGTGTTGCCTATGATCGGGAATGGCCGGGGCGTGCTGCCAAGAGCATGTGGTAGGCGGATCTGAATATTCCGCCGCCTCGGCCCGTCTTGTCATTGATTGTAAACGGCGAAAGCTGAGAGCGGAGTAAGGAATGCGGACAGGACTTTTTGCGGCGGCTGTTGCCGCGGTGCTTGCTGTTTCGGGCGGCGTTGCCAGGGCGGACGAGCTGATCGAGAGCTATAGCGCCTATATCGGCCAGGACGACCTCTACAATTCCAGCAACGAGCGTCTGACGCAGCCCTGGCAGGTGATCCGGCAGGATCGCGCCAATGTCCACCGCTTCGGTGTGCGCCAGCCCGGCGATGACATCGACGGTTTCTTCGCTTCGGCACGCAACCGGGAGCTTGCCGAACGCATGCTTCGCAGCGGTCGCATCGAGGGCGCGGCCGCGCGCCGCCTGCTGGACGGCGACGTGCGCATCCACGTCGAAATCTGGCGTGGCGCGGGAGGCGACTATATCAGTATCTCAGTCGATTAACGGTTTGCTCGTAGCGATTGCCGCTTGCCTCCTGGCCGTCTCCGCTGTCGGTGCGGCAGAGCCTGACTCTGCGAGCCGTCTCAAGCTGCTGGTCGAGG encodes:
- a CDS encoding DUF971 domain-containing protein, whose product is MSDLWPTELRVSKDRQRLVVTFNDRASFDLSAEMLRVLSPSAEVQGHGPGQKLTVPGKRNVAIISMIPTGNYAVRIGFDDFHDTGIFTWSYLRELGEKGADLFADYERELAEKGMSRDMSEKPR
- a CDS encoding low temperature requirement protein A, with protein sequence MTATNDERFAESACLRARGTAKEGKVAFAELFFDLVFVLTIIQLSHSLAAHYSPTGLVEAAVLMLAVWWVWIYTTWATNWLDPDKAPVRILLFVLMFFGLMLSIAIPTAFGEGGLLFALTFVAMQVGRSAFTAYVMRRDWPENSFNFTRITVWTLFSAVFWLAGAFVEHEARLVLWLIALGIDYLSPALGFVVPGLGRSTVSDWEVSGEHMAERCALFVIICLGETILVTGRTVAGMELLDGFTIILLAVAFLSTATMWWIYFRFGHGEAAHLIQHSATPGRIARMAFTYAHIPIVAGIVLSAVAEEFALAHPHGPVDFKTASAIIGGPVVFLAGNIWFKAAIRGRSPLSHLVGIAVLLCLSIVVPVVEPYQLFMAAAAVLFGVALWEFLSLKSTRADDLAQV
- a CDS encoding alpha/beta fold hydrolase; translation: MASFGLKVIRLALSSVAAVSPAAAGRAAFRLFATTPGRRSRTAKERELFARSEGWMRQAQRVELSFAGGTAVAHRFAARPCEAFAGRVLVVHGWGSQAAYLSALTEGLVAAGHEVVALDLPGHGASRGRTLTLPMAVRAIDAAWQRFGGFDYFCGHSFGGASLACAASGLVPYVPAHRPRRLVTIGSPSEMSWLFKDLGRYLKLGAKAQVALEDHVERIAGAPLSAFDAANGAGRLNTPMLVIHAEDDKEVPAMHARRYAAAGSNVTLEWANGFGHRRIVSAEPVIDRIVDFFSEDGRRIAA
- a CDS encoding pyridoxamine 5'-phosphate oxidase family protein, with amino-acid sequence MTIVTSVDQLNALYGEPGEASLVKVTNFLLPEYRAMIEASPFMALATVGPEGLDCSPRGDAGSVIHIEDERTLMLPDWRGNNRIDSLSNIVRDPRVALMFLIPGSNTTMRLNGRAVVRIDEAITERFEMDGRHPRSVVVITIEEVYSQCARAVLRADLWNPEKFRDTACLPTVGQMLASAKKGFDGVAYDREWPGRAAKSMW